The sequence CGTGGCCTGGCGAGCAGCGAGGGCAACCGAGTTCCGCGCCTCGAACGGCAGCCGTCCGCTCACGGCCAGGTATCCCACGACGCCGAGCGCATAGATGTCGCTCCGTCCGTCTACGCCCAGGCCCAAGGCCTGTTCAGGGCTCATGAAGTGCGCAGTACCCATGATCGGCCCGAGCTCGGCCGCTTGGCCTTGCGCGGCGCCACGCGCGATGCCGAAATCAGAAACGAGCGCCCGATCGGTCTTGGACTCCAGCAGGATGTTGTCCGGCTTCACATCCCGATGCACGATGCCGCGGCCGTGCGCATATGCCATTGCCCATGCGACCTCGCGCATCACTCGCATCGCATCCGCCGACGACAGAGGGCCGTGTGCTCGTAGGCGCTCGCCGAGGGTCTCACCCTCCACGTAGCTCATGACGAAGAACACGAACCCGCCCGTCTCGCCCACGCGGTGGATGGGAACGATGTTGGGGTGCGAGAGGCCAGCGGCGATGCGCGCCTCGGCACTCTTCGCGAGGTGCGCGGGAAGCACCTTGATTGCCACGTCGCGATCGAGCTGGACGTCGCGCGCGAGATAGACGATTCCCATCCCGCCGCGGCCGAGCTCGCGGCGAAGCGAGTATTCGCCGGCGATAGCGGCCTGAAAGTCGAGGAATTCACGAGAGGGCTGTGTCATGTCTGGACTACGCGCGCTTCGAGAGGGACGTTTCAGGCATTCCGTCGCGAACGGAGAGCGCGGCGATCGAGGTTCACAGGGTTTCTGGCCGGCGGCCGCCAGGACGTGAGACAGGGTCAGCGCGTGGCGGTATAGTGCTCCATGAGAGAACTCAGCTCGCGTTCCTCCGTCGTCAGTCCCGAGCGCGCACGTAACTCCACGAATGTTGAGATCGACGCGCGTGCGGTATAACGTGCGTTGCAGCAGACAGCCGATCTGATGATTGCTCGCTTCGCTCGCTTTTGTTGACTCGGCTGCAGCTGAACTCGGGCGTTAGGCATCCAACAAATCTGGAGCAGCATGAAAGTATTCATCAGTTGGTCGGGAGACCGGAGCAAAGCGATCGCGGAACTCTTGCGTGGTTGGCTTCCGGCCGTCCTACAGGCAGTCAAGCCTTACTACTCGCCTGATGACATTGCGAAAGGCACCAGGTGGAGCGGAGAGATCGCGAAAGAGCTCGACGCCTCCAGGGTCGGTCTAATTTGCCTGACCTCAGACAATCTCGCGGCACCGTGGATAATGTTTGAGGCAGGGGCTCTGTCCAAGAACCTTGATCGTTCGCGTGTATGCCCGCTCCTGTTCGGCGTTGAGCCGACTGATATTTCTGGCCCTCTTGTTCAGTTTCAGGCTGCAAAATTCAGTCGCCTAGAAATGGAGAGGGTTGTGCGCATGATGAATGGTGAGTTGGGTGATCAAGCTCTCGTGGCGAATGTGCTCGATAGTGTATTCGAAATGTGGTGGCCGAAACTCGAAGCGAGTATCAGTACTGAACTTGCAAAGCCGCAAACTTCAGCGCCAGATAGTCGTTCGGAACGCGATCTGCTCGAAGAAGTCTTAGTGTTGACTCGATCTATGTCGCGCAACGTGCGTGACGAGTTTCGACCGGAAGTGATCGCAGATCTGGAAGAGCGCTTCCTGCTACTCACGGCAGCCCTAGAGATCGAAGGTACCAATGAAAAGTTCAAGGAAGCGGTTATGGCTCTCGCGAGGCCGATCGATCACCTTTGTAGAACAAATGCTCGGCGTCACAGCACTCACGTCAGACGTTCGATGATTCGCGACGAGATAAAGCAGCGAGACCTCTTGGAGATGCGTGACATGCTATCGCGAAAAGGCTTGTCCAAACCTGAGGGCGATGATGGCAGCGAATGATGCCTAACGGTGCATTGCTGCTGACAGCGCATTTCGGTGCGCGGCAGCAGAACGCTGGGGCGTTAGGTTGCCTTCCTTATGAGGACGATTCTTGAACTCAAAATCGCGCGACCATCTCGCAAAACTCACCGATGACACCGACCGACTACTCATGTCATCCGTGTGGCGAATCAGCGATCTACTCCGCGAGCATCCAGAAGTCTCGCGCGCTGGTGGCGTGTACATAATCTCGTGTCCAACCGAAGACGAGCGCATCGTGTACATCGGCCGCACAAAAAGCAACACAATTCACGGTAGAATCTCAGATCATTGTAGGATATCAACGAAGTCAGATCTTCGCGGCATGCTGCCTCAGTGGCCTGACTTCCCATCGGTCGCCACTGACTACGGTGTGCGGTGGCTTGCCGTAGAGAATCCAGAATACAGAGCGCAACTCGAGCTCTTTGCGATTGCGGTACTCGCTCCAACTTTCAATAGGCCGTAGAATTGACTGCGTCCGAAAACCTCGCGAACTGGTTCCCTCGCGTGGCGGCAACCTAACGGATGTTGCTGCAGACAAACGCCCCACCTTCTGTGCATCTCCACCGCCGTGTAATCTCGACTGCGCCTCGTTCACAGCAGCATCGGTTCAGGCGTTTGCAGCAGAACATAGCGTTATGCGGACCACTACCTGAATAGCTCATGCGCCCCTCTGATCCTTCTCAGAACACACGGCGCTTCATGCAAATCGGCCTGGTGGTCGCGGAGGCGGTTGCGGGCGCGGTCTTTGGCCTGGTTCTCACCCGGCTCGGTAAACTGGCGACAGGTGCACCGCCTGCGACGTTCGCGAACTATGTGTGGAATGCCGCCGTCTTTGGCGCGTTGGCTGCGGTCGTGAGTCCGGTCATCACGTGGTCTGCGCTGCGCCGGGTCCTGCTATGGCGCACCGTGGCCGAGCCGCTGGGCGCTGCGGTCGCCGGCGGCTGTGGCGCCGTCATCCTCGGCGTGCCGGTGCTCATTCTGGTACTCCCGCCCCTTGGCCTCGGGTTGGGCTTCGCGAATCTCCGACGCCGGTATCCGGACGCATTCGAGGGCAACACCTTGGCGGCCAGTCTGGATATGCCGCGCGTGCGTAGCGCAGAGCGGCCAGTCTCCGAGCCGGAGCTCAGATCGGCATAACGTTGCTTGCTGCAGTCGGGCGAGCTATGGTAGGTGCGCGCTGCGCGCGCACTGTGTCTGATTCGCCCGCAGCGGAAGCTCGGCGTTAGGAGGCACGCGCAGGGTTTCGCATGTCGCGTGAGGTGCGATGTCGAGTCAGTGGATTTCGCTCCACGGTATCAGTCGGAACACTCAATCGGAGCGGTCGCATGATCAAGATTGATCTTCACATACATACGATCGCAACGATTAGCGACAGTGCATTCGAGTTCAGCATATCTACTTTTGAGCGATATGTGCGTGAGGCATCACTCGATGCCGTAGCAATCACCAATCACAACCTATTCGACTTCGATCAGTTCCAGCGGATTCAGATCGCACTTGCAGCGCAAGTATTGCCAGGCATCGAGGTCAATCTTGAGTCTTGTCACGTACTACTGATCGCTGCTCCAGAGCGAGCTAATAGACTCGCCCTGTCGTCAGAGAAGTTGTCGGCCAAGATCCAGAGCGCGTCTGACTCCATAAGTGTCGCTGAACTGAAGGAGGTGTTTGGCGACCTCGCGGAGTACTTGATCATTCCCCACTACGAGAAGAAGCCCGCGATTCGCCCCGCTCTTCTCGAGCAGCTCTCACCTTTCGTCACCGCTGGCGAAGTAGATAGTCCGAAGAAGTTCCTCCGATGCGCAAAGGACGACACGAAACTTGTTCCCGTCCTGTTCAGTGATTCGAGGATGGCGACCGATCTGGAGGTACTCCCGAGTCGGAGCACCTACCTGGGATGTGGGGAGCCCACCCTCTCCGCTATCAAGGAGACGCTGAAGGATCGCTCGAAGGTCTTTCTATCAGGAGACGCGGGCAACGACCTGTTCCCGGTCCTTGGCGACGGTACGCTGCTTTCGACCGGCCTGAATGTGTTTCTCGGAGATCGGTCGTCGGGGAAGACCCACACGCTCAACAGAATTTGCTCTGAACAGCCCAATGTGAAGTACCTCCGCCAGTTCTCGCTGGTGCAGCTCGATGAAACACAGTTTGAGCGGGACTTCAACGCCGAGATTGAGCGCCGTCGTAGCGGACACACTGAGGAGTACCTGCGAGCATTCAAGGCCGTCGTCGACGAGATCGCGCAGGTCGATCTGGATAGCGGCAACCGATCATTCGACGGCTTTATCGAGCTACTTCTCAAGTCTGCCCACGAGACGGATCGGATGGAT comes from Gemmatimonas aurantiaca and encodes:
- a CDS encoding toll/interleukin-1 receptor domain-containing protein, which codes for MKVFISWSGDRSKAIAELLRGWLPAVLQAVKPYYSPDDIAKGTRWSGEIAKELDASRVGLICLTSDNLAAPWIMFEAGALSKNLDRSRVCPLLFGVEPTDISGPLVQFQAAKFSRLEMERVVRMMNGELGDQALVANVLDSVFEMWWPKLEASISTELAKPQTSAPDSRSERDLLEEVLVLTRSMSRNVRDEFRPEVIADLEERFLLLTAALEIEGTNEKFKEAVMALARPIDHLCRTNARRHSTHVRRSMIRDEIKQRDLLEMRDMLSRKGLSKPEGDDGSE